From Phacochoerus africanus isolate WHEZ1 chromosome 13, ROS_Pafr_v1, whole genome shotgun sequence, a single genomic window includes:
- the RGCC gene encoding regulator of cell cycle RGCC, translating into MKPPAAQGSPAAAAAAAPALDSAAAGDLTDALCEFDAVLADFASPFHERHFHYEEHLERMKRRSSASVSDSSGFSDSESADSLYRNSFSFSDEKLNSPTDRTPALLSPTVPPRKAKLGDTKELEDFIADLDRTLASM; encoded by the exons ATGAAGCCGCCCGCGGCACAGGGCAGCCCCGCGGCCGCCGCGGCCGCAG ccccggcCTTGGACTCGGCTGCCGCCGGGGACCTGACGGACGCGCTGTGCGAGTTTGACGCGGTGCTGGCCGACTTCGCGTCCCCGTTCCACGAGCGCCACTTCCACTACGAGGAGCACCTGGAGCGCATGAAACGGCGGAGCAGCGCCAGTGTCAGCGACAGCAGCGGCTTCAGCGACTCGGAGA gtGCAGATTCGCTTTATAGGAACAGCTTCAGCTTCAGTGATGAGAAACTGAATTCTCCCACAGACAGGACTCCGGCGCTTCTCTCTCCCACGGTCCCTCCTCGGAAAG CCAAACTCGGAGACACGAAAGAGCTGGAAGACTTTATTGCTGATCTTGACAGAACATTAGCAA